The Candidatus Nezhaarchaeota archaeon DNA window CCCGGATGAAGCTAGGAAAATGCTTGGATTGCCCAGAGAACCTAAGCAATATGATTAGCTTTTAGCTATCTAAGACATCACGATAAACATTGATGAGACTTAATGGAGGGGACGTAGATGAAGAGAATCAACATAAAGAAAGTGGCAGTACTGGGAGCTGGGACCATGGGCCATGGAATTGCTCAAGTTTGTGCTCAAAGCGGCTATGAGACCGTCATGGTTGACATCAAGCCGGAAATCCTGGTAAGGGCGCTTAACAATATTAGGAAGAACCTTGAGATCTTAGTCAGGAAAAGTCTTATACGCCAAGATGACATTGAGAAGATAGTCTCAAGGATAACCACGGAGTTGAGCGTGTCAAAAGCTGTGAAGGACGTAGACCTCGTGATCGAGGCCGTCGTAGAAAACTTCGAAGTCAAGAAGAGGGTGTTTAAGGAGGTGGATGATAATGCACCCTCTCATGCAATTTTAAGCACGAACACCTCCACGATAAGCATAACCGAGCTTGCTAAGGTCACTCAGAGACCTCAAATGGTCCTAGGAATGCATTTTTGGAATCCGCCGCATTTAATGCCACTAGTTGAAATAGTTAAGACAGAGTACACACTAGACGAAATAGTTGAGGCAGCGAGGACGTTCGTTGAGGGTCTAGGGAAAGTTCCAGTCGTATGTAGAAAGGAAACGCCTGGCTATCTCGGTGTAAGGCTTCAAGCAGCCATAGTCTTAGAAGCTATAAGGATGCTCGAGGAAGGCGTAGCGTCAGTTGAAGACATCGACACGGCAGTTAAAATGACCCTTGGTCTAAGGTACCCCTTATTTGGGCCACTGCAGGTGGTTGACCTAGGGGGTGTGGATATTTTCTATAATGCTTATGAGTATCTATACGCCATGACAAAGGAGGAGCGGTTTAAGCCTCCAAAAACCCTTAAAGAGCT harbors:
- a CDS encoding 3-hydroxyacyl-CoA dehydrogenase family protein; amino-acid sequence: MKRINIKKVAVLGAGTMGHGIAQVCAQSGYETVMVDIKPEILVRALNNIRKNLEILVRKSLIRQDDIEKIVSRITTELSVSKAVKDVDLVIEAVVENFEVKKRVFKEVDDNAPSHAILSTNTSTISITELAKVTQRPQMVLGMHFWNPPHLMPLVEIVKTEYTLDEIVEAARTFVEGLGKVPVVCRKETPGYLGVRLQAAIVLEAIRMLEEGVASVEDIDTAVKMTLGLRYPLFGPLQVVDLGGVDIFYNAYEYLYAMTKEERFKPPKTLKELVEKGKLGIKSYEGFYKYTPEQVEGIVKLRDEWLIDQLISRGLLKVAR